In a genomic window of Arcticibacter tournemirensis:
- a CDS encoding SGNH/GDSL hydrolase family protein, which produces MKQIAFLTFGILLSLAIAAQDRQIPSTSEYLSGVKKELKTVFPKNRTINLVFHGHSVPSGYWAESKVHTLDSYPNLLLGKLKGIYPYAVINIILTSIGGEWSEKGQTRFTTDVLPHKPDVLFIDYALNDMGIGLERAKVAWSKMIEEALSRNIKVVLVTPSPDQRQDITDPKSELALHAAQIRDLAAKYKVGLADPFAEFKKIAVNKGSVKELMSHVNHPNQKGHNVIAEEIFRWFR; this is translated from the coding sequence ATGAAACAAATAGCATTTTTAACATTTGGGATTTTACTGTCTTTGGCGATAGCAGCTCAAGACCGGCAGATTCCTTCAACCTCAGAATACTTATCGGGGGTTAAGAAAGAACTTAAGACAGTTTTTCCTAAAAATCGTACGATTAATCTTGTCTTCCATGGACATTCTGTGCCGTCGGGATACTGGGCAGAATCTAAAGTACACACCTTAGATTCATATCCCAACTTATTGTTGGGGAAGCTGAAGGGGATTTATCCGTATGCTGTAATTAACATCATATTAACATCTATCGGGGGAGAGTGGAGTGAAAAAGGACAAACGCGATTTACCACTGATGTTCTTCCTCATAAGCCCGATGTGTTATTTATTGATTATGCGTTAAATGATATGGGCATCGGACTGGAAAGAGCAAAAGTAGCATGGAGCAAGATGATAGAGGAAGCGTTATCCAGAAATATCAAAGTGGTTTTGGTCACTCCCTCACCCGACCAGCGACAGGATATAACTGATCCCAAAAGCGAGCTGGCATTACATGCTGCACAGATAAGAGACTTAGCTGCAAAGTATAAGGTGGGACTGGCGGATCCCTTCGCTGAATTTAAAAAAATAGCAGTTAATAAGGGCTCAGTCAAGGAGCTAATGTCGCATGTCAACCACCCCAACCAGAAGGGACACAATGTGATCGCTGAAGAAATATTTCGTTGGTTTCGTTAG
- a CDS encoding cellulase family glycosylhydrolase, which yields MRGKSIIVLFLLTGVISYCFGQNREDSFFKNGDKVNFIGNSITHSGDFHHYILMYYATRFPNQKVAFYNCGIKGDNANSFLRRMDADILPRKANWSVVMAGMNDVNRSLYAPALQSQPETEERKRRALSDYEGYLESVIQRLQKSKTKIILQKPSIYDQTGDLPAPNLVGVNDALKKCTQIIDGLAKKYKLQVIDYYTIMNDLNTRLQIKDPKATIIGNDRVHPGPVGNMIMAYQFLKSTNAPKYVSLVEIENGALKHFENCALSDLNVSKDNIGFKLKEQSLPFPVPAEAEQALSLVPFAEELNVQLLKVNALAEGKYTLTIDGVFIGNFTSQQLANGLNIAGIKSTPQYKQALKVMQQAIQYRNVQRKLRDLKFIEFSYLPEKLWNADFTEIKKFSENYLAFLQSANDARYPAMKTQFDAYLDKKPEEKELEQQAIALPDSIFAASKLTEHTYQISKADLAMPDRNVAPFGTNASGAEFAPHTSPGIYNKNYTYPTVVQLDYFKSKGLTLFRMPFLWERIQNELGGELNKDELSRMMAFVDAARERNLWVILDMHNYGRRHINGNNELIGSPLVSIDHVADAWAKIVREFKSKENIWAYGIMNEPHDMLPATPWFQIAQSIITKIRSVDSKTPIMVGGDSWSSAERWPLFSDNLKNLVDPSNNLIFESHIYFDKDASGAYKRSYDEEGTTPSTGITRAEPFVKWLKMNKLRGFVGEYGVPDDDPRWLVTLDNFLNYLKSNCIGGAYWSAGPWWHKYKLAIEPVNGIDRPQMPVLVKYQTADSGCK from the coding sequence ATGAGAGGAAAGTCAATAATAGTTCTGTTTTTATTAACAGGTGTTATAAGCTACTGTTTTGGGCAGAACAGAGAAGATTCGTTTTTTAAGAATGGCGACAAGGTTAATTTTATAGGGAATAGTATCACACATAGCGGTGACTTCCATCATTACATTCTGATGTATTACGCCACCCGTTTTCCGAACCAGAAGGTAGCGTTTTATAATTGCGGTATTAAAGGCGATAACGCCAACAGCTTCCTTCGCCGGATGGACGCAGATATCTTGCCCCGCAAGGCAAACTGGTCTGTTGTTATGGCAGGAATGAATGACGTGAACAGGAGTTTATATGCACCAGCTTTGCAATCTCAGCCCGAAACAGAGGAAAGAAAACGAAGGGCATTAAGTGATTATGAGGGATATTTAGAATCTGTAATCCAACGACTGCAGAAATCTAAAACGAAAATTATTCTCCAAAAACCAAGTATCTATGACCAGACGGGTGATTTGCCGGCTCCTAATCTGGTAGGCGTTAATGACGCCCTGAAAAAATGCACACAGATAATAGATGGTTTAGCGAAAAAGTATAAGCTTCAGGTTATTGATTATTATACGATCATGAATGATCTGAATACCAGACTTCAGATCAAAGATCCAAAAGCAACCATTATTGGTAATGATCGGGTACATCCGGGGCCTGTTGGAAATATGATCATGGCCTATCAATTTCTGAAATCCACAAATGCACCAAAATACGTTTCTTTGGTAGAGATAGAAAACGGCGCCTTGAAGCATTTTGAAAATTGCGCTCTCAGCGACCTCAATGTAAGCAAGGATAACATTGGATTCAAGCTAAAAGAGCAAAGTCTGCCTTTTCCGGTGCCGGCAGAGGCTGAACAGGCCTTATCACTTGTCCCATTTGCTGAAGAGCTCAATGTACAGTTACTGAAAGTAAATGCTCTTGCTGAGGGGAAATATACTCTTACTATTGACGGCGTTTTCATAGGTAATTTTACTAGCCAGCAATTGGCAAATGGTTTAAATATAGCGGGGATAAAAAGCACCCCTCAATATAAGCAAGCATTAAAAGTAATGCAGCAGGCGATACAATACCGCAATGTTCAACGTAAACTAAGAGATCTCAAATTTATTGAATTCAGTTATCTGCCTGAAAAGTTATGGAACGCGGATTTTACAGAAATAAAGAAGTTTTCGGAAAACTATCTGGCCTTTCTGCAATCTGCAAACGATGCAAGATATCCTGCTATGAAGACCCAGTTTGATGCCTACCTGGACAAGAAGCCGGAAGAAAAAGAGCTCGAGCAGCAAGCTATAGCACTTCCTGATTCTATTTTCGCTGCCAGCAAGCTTACTGAACACACTTATCAGATCAGTAAAGCCGATCTGGCAATGCCCGACCGCAATGTAGCGCCGTTTGGCACCAATGCTTCGGGAGCTGAATTTGCTCCTCATACTTCTCCCGGAATTTATAATAAAAATTATACCTATCCTACCGTTGTGCAGCTCGATTATTTTAAGTCAAAGGGTCTTACTTTGTTCAGGATGCCGTTTTTATGGGAAAGGATTCAGAATGAACTGGGGGGAGAATTGAATAAAGATGAACTATCGAGGATGATGGCCTTTGTTGATGCTGCCCGTGAAAGAAATCTTTGGGTTATTCTGGATATGCACAACTATGGACGACGACATATCAATGGCAACAATGAGCTCATTGGGTCTCCTCTGGTTTCGATTGACCATGTGGCTGACGCATGGGCGAAAATTGTACGCGAATTTAAATCAAAAGAAAACATCTGGGCTTATGGTATAATGAACGAGCCGCATGATATGTTGCCCGCTACTCCATGGTTTCAGATTGCCCAGAGTATTATAACTAAGATCAGATCTGTTGATTCAAAAACACCAATAATGGTTGGAGGAGACAGCTGGAGTTCGGCAGAAAGATGGCCGCTTTTCAGCGATAATTTAAAGAACCTTGTTGATCCTTCTAACAATTTAATATTTGAATCGCATATTTATTTTGATAAAGATGCTTCGGGGGCATATAAGCGTTCTTACGATGAAGAAGGGACAACTCCATCGACAGGGATTACGAGAGCAGAACCGTTTGTAAAATGGTTGAAGATGAACAAACTGAGAGGGTTTGTAGGTGAATACGGGGTGCCTGATGATGATCCCCGCTGGTTAGTGACACTTGATAACTTTCTGAATTATCTGAAATCTAATTGTATCGGTGGCGCATATTGGTCTGCAGGACCATGGTGGCATAAATATAAGCTGGCAATAGAGCCAGTAAATGGTATTGACAGGCCTCAGATGCCTGTTTTGGTTAAATATCAAACTGCAGATAGCGGATGTAAATAA
- a CDS encoding glycoside hydrolase family 5 protein produces the protein MKKNVLYPLLVLIFAITNTVNGQPGLRSNEVKKEWWHINKIKPYSTDLKSKKLSTVKVKGNSFVDESGNVIVFKGVSISDPDKLIKDGHWNKRHFEVIKSWGANIIRIPVHPIALHQRGIEEYVKILDEAVTWCTDLNIYVIIDWHSIGNLHTEVLAHDMHNTTQKETFNFWRTIAAHYKGNSTVAFYELFNEPTTYDGQYGTCTWDEWKLLMEQVIDIIYAHDRNKIPLVAGFNWAYDLTPVRNNPIAREGIAYVTHPYPGKRAVPREPKWEEDFGFVADKYPVIATEIGFMKDDEDKNLVDDGVYGPSIMNYFHKKGISWVVWVFDPVWVPQMIKSWNYEPTDQGIFFRNVMQGKFKYSK, from the coding sequence ATGAAAAAAAATGTACTGTACCCCCTGTTGGTACTAATCTTCGCTATTACAAACACTGTAAATGGTCAACCGGGTCTCCGAAGTAACGAGGTCAAAAAAGAATGGTGGCATATAAATAAGATAAAACCGTATTCAACTGACCTGAAATCAAAAAAACTAAGTACGGTCAAAGTGAAAGGAAACTCGTTTGTAGATGAGAGTGGCAATGTTATTGTATTCAAGGGTGTTTCGATTTCAGACCCTGATAAACTGATAAAGGACGGACACTGGAACAAAAGGCATTTTGAGGTAATCAAAAGCTGGGGCGCAAACATTATCAGGATCCCGGTACATCCAATAGCATTGCATCAGCGCGGCATAGAAGAGTATGTAAAAATACTGGACGAAGCTGTTACCTGGTGCACCGATCTAAATATTTACGTCATAATTGACTGGCATTCTATTGGTAACCTTCACACAGAAGTCCTGGCTCATGACATGCATAACACTACCCAAAAGGAGACCTTTAACTTCTGGCGTACAATTGCAGCCCATTATAAAGGCAATTCGACAGTAGCATTCTACGAACTCTTTAATGAACCTACAACCTACGACGGGCAGTATGGCACCTGCACCTGGGATGAATGGAAACTACTCATGGAACAAGTGATCGACATTATATATGCGCATGACAGGAACAAGATTCCGTTAGTGGCCGGCTTCAACTGGGCATACGATCTAACTCCGGTAAGAAATAATCCAATTGCCAGAGAAGGGATAGCATATGTCACTCATCCTTACCCTGGCAAAAGAGCTGTGCCGAGAGAGCCAAAGTGGGAAGAGGACTTTGGATTTGTTGCAGATAAATACCCGGTGATAGCAACAGAAATTGGATTCATGAAAGACGACGAAGACAAAAACCTGGTAGATGACGGAGTTTACGGTCCCTCGATCATGAATTATTTTCACAAAAAAGGGATATCCTGGGTAGTCTGGGTTTTTGATCCGGTTTGGGTGCCTCAGATGATTAAGAGCTGGAATTATGAGCCAACAGATCAGGGCATATTTTTCAGGAATGTGATGCAGGGTAAATTCAAATATTCTAAATAA
- a CDS encoding MFS transporter, producing MKPSAVRWIILGLVFIATGLNFLDRQILSITIIKIQKEFKLSDVQYGMINTSFLVSYALMFTIGGRLTDRFGAKLGLAFSVGLWSIASGLHGFMNNFFQLILFRFLLGVGEGGCFPAAAKTVNELFERKERGLANGIAIGGSAMGAVLAPPLVIWISNDMGWRWSFIIPGVIGIVWFVVWVLIPWKKKVANTEIVAAEMKGKTVPFLKILGNRNAIVFLILRFLLDPVFYFIMFWIPKYLNEQRNVSFDEVGRLLWIPFLALGLSNMLGGYFSDKLIKRNFTVNTARKTVMGVAAFLTLGAMFIQGVSSVAWAIALMSLLMFAHGFWITNYITAISDVFGNNATSTVVGLTGTAGAIAGIIVNPLIGLVVQNFSYDPLWILCGLMYPLAFIILVVFIPQIKPLFQKEGEF from the coding sequence ATGAAACCAAGTGCAGTTCGTTGGATTATTCTGGGATTAGTATTCATAGCGACAGGCCTGAATTTTTTAGACCGTCAGATACTGTCAATAACTATCATCAAGATTCAGAAAGAGTTTAAGCTTTCGGATGTTCAGTATGGAATGATAAACACCAGCTTTCTTGTTAGTTATGCTTTGATGTTTACTATCGGAGGCCGTTTGACAGACCGGTTCGGCGCGAAACTTGGACTGGCATTCTCAGTTGGTTTGTGGTCGATTGCCAGCGGCTTACATGGTTTTATGAATAATTTTTTTCAACTGATACTGTTCAGATTCTTATTAGGGGTCGGGGAAGGAGGATGCTTCCCCGCCGCTGCCAAGACCGTGAACGAATTATTTGAAAGGAAGGAACGAGGACTGGCAAATGGAATTGCAATAGGCGGTTCGGCGATGGGTGCGGTACTTGCCCCTCCCCTTGTTATCTGGATTTCTAATGATATGGGATGGCGATGGAGCTTTATTATTCCAGGTGTAATCGGGATAGTATGGTTCGTTGTGTGGGTGTTAATTCCCTGGAAGAAAAAGGTTGCAAATACAGAAATTGTGGCGGCAGAAATGAAAGGGAAGACAGTGCCGTTCTTAAAGATCCTTGGGAACAGAAATGCAATCGTTTTTTTAATTCTTCGTTTTTTGCTTGACCCGGTATTTTATTTCATAATGTTCTGGATCCCGAAATATCTTAACGAGCAAAGAAATGTGTCGTTTGATGAGGTTGGACGCTTGTTGTGGATTCCCTTCCTTGCTTTAGGTTTATCAAATATGCTGGGAGGTTATTTTTCAGATAAGCTGATAAAAAGGAATTTTACGGTGAACACAGCAAGGAAAACTGTGATGGGCGTTGCAGCATTCCTCACTTTAGGTGCGATGTTTATTCAGGGGGTAAGTTCTGTGGCCTGGGCAATTGCATTAATGTCGTTATTGATGTTCGCTCATGGCTTTTGGATCACTAATTATATCACGGCCATTTCAGATGTTTTCGGAAATAACGCGACATCTACAGTTGTTGGACTAACGGGAACTGCCGGAGCTATAGCCGGTATTATTGTAAATCCCTTGATCGGGCTTGTTGTTCAGAACTTCTCTTACGATCCACTTTGGATTCTTTGTGGGTTAATGTATCCGCTTGCATTTATTATTCTGGTAGTTTTTATCCCTCAAATCAAGCCATTGTTTCAGAAAGAAGGAGAGTTTTAA
- a CDS encoding RagB/SusD family nutrient uptake outer membrane protein: MKKYLMIIIVVLLGSTSCNKFLDTEPTNFISPDYKTIAQLETGLAGVYDDLGMVYQDVWPYWINATTDVEYDRTGSSNSTIYVYSPADVYITNFWKFLYQGIYRANSVLAGTDNPGLDETPRDRIKGQALFLRAYFYFLLVSNFGDVPLMLDANPSITNLNVPRTPMKEVYDKIVTDMIEAEGLVDEAGEGGATFGGRVSKSAVRGILARVYLKMAGHPLNDKSKYEESLKWALKVKDSGKHSLEPDYREIFKRYARDEYDLNESIWEVEYNGNGTGNNQEYTYYIGARCGILCVDLEKGKSGGLLMASKKLYNLYGEEALSSTSPKASQDIRRDWNIATYSWGNQPKAVYTPVTDLFRRYAGKWRREYETLTPKGNNISGQNFPVLRYSDVLLMIAEAENELRGPGGAYEYVNQVRRRGHGILYGNRLRAIVVTNQGSNYTSVPTVTISGGATATAMINGGKVVAITLDEPAKLTKTGPYYTVSPTVTISGGGGSGATAVAAITSADGADLTADQTSSKEALFQAIKDERARELCFETSRRPDLIRWGNFEAVIKQYAVEGKAMGMTDPMVAWTNNVSFRTELLPIPIYDMTLNKALVQNPGY; the protein is encoded by the coding sequence ATGAAAAAATATTTGATGATAATAATAGTGGTACTGTTAGGCAGTACTTCGTGTAATAAGTTTCTCGACACAGAGCCGACGAATTTTATTTCCCCGGACTATAAAACTATAGCCCAGCTTGAAACAGGCCTGGCTGGAGTTTATGATGACCTTGGAATGGTATACCAGGATGTGTGGCCCTATTGGATCAATGCCACCACCGATGTAGAGTATGACAGAACAGGGTCGTCTAACTCTACCATATACGTATATAGCCCCGCCGATGTGTACATAACCAATTTTTGGAAATTCTTATACCAGGGGATTTACCGGGCAAATAGTGTGCTTGCTGGAACAGATAATCCGGGACTCGATGAAACGCCGAGGGACAGGATCAAAGGTCAGGCTTTGTTCCTGAGGGCATACTTCTATTTCCTGCTTGTGAGCAATTTCGGCGATGTTCCGCTGATGCTTGACGCTAATCCGTCGATCACTAATTTAAATGTACCGCGGACTCCAATGAAGGAAGTGTACGATAAAATTGTAACCGACATGATCGAGGCCGAAGGCTTAGTTGATGAGGCCGGAGAAGGAGGTGCAACGTTTGGAGGCAGGGTGTCAAAGTCGGCCGTTAGAGGGATCCTTGCACGGGTTTATTTAAAAATGGCAGGACATCCCCTGAATGATAAGTCGAAGTATGAAGAATCATTAAAATGGGCGCTTAAAGTGAAGGATTCGGGCAAACACTCATTGGAACCTGATTACAGGGAGATCTTTAAAAGATACGCCCGCGACGAATACGATTTGAATGAGAGTATCTGGGAGGTTGAATATAATGGAAATGGCACAGGAAACAATCAGGAATATACCTACTATATAGGTGCGAGGTGCGGTATTTTATGTGTTGATCTTGAGAAGGGAAAGAGTGGCGGATTACTGATGGCATCGAAAAAACTGTATAATTTGTATGGAGAGGAGGCACTAAGCTCAACTTCTCCAAAGGCGTCACAGGATATACGCCGCGACTGGAATATCGCTACATATAGTTGGGGAAATCAACCAAAGGCGGTTTATACGCCTGTAACAGATCTATTCCGGAGATATGCCGGTAAGTGGAGGCGGGAATACGAGACACTTACACCAAAAGGTAATAATATATCGGGACAAAACTTCCCCGTGCTGCGGTATTCAGATGTATTACTGATGATCGCCGAAGCTGAAAATGAGCTAAGGGGACCTGGCGGAGCATATGAGTATGTTAACCAGGTAAGAAGAAGGGGACATGGGATTCTATATGGTAATCGTTTAAGGGCGATTGTTGTTACGAATCAAGGAAGTAATTATACATCTGTGCCGACAGTTACGATCAGTGGCGGAGCTACTGCAACAGCAATGATAAATGGCGGTAAGGTGGTGGCAATAACCCTTGATGAACCGGCGAAATTGACGAAAACAGGCCCTTATTACACTGTGTCGCCTACGGTTACCATTAGTGGCGGAGGGGGAAGCGGCGCTACTGCCGTGGCTGCAATAACATCAGCAGACGGTGCTGATCTTACAGCGGATCAAACCTCTTCGAAAGAGGCGTTGTTCCAGGCCATAAAAGATGAGAGGGCCAGGGAGTTATGTTTCGAAACCTCACGTCGGCCCGACCTTATTCGCTGGGGCAACTTTGAGGCTGTAATTAAGCAGTACGCAGTAGAAGGAAAAGCAATGGGAATGACAGACCCTATGGTAGCATGGACAAATAATGTTAGTTTCCGTACTGAACTTCTGCCTATTCCAATTTATGATATGACCTTGAATAAAGCGCTTGTTCAAAATCCAGGTTATTAA
- a CDS encoding DUF5017 domain-containing protein, whose product MKYIYIVLLAFTIVSCSKEMDVKAPDFDVQLEKLTYKVGDTVRFNFSGKAENITFYSGMPGADYEYRDRTQVEGGVPQIEVVTQYGGGGTQINSLRLMVTTELDQLTKEAVLAANWTDITSRAVIAKNATVTQSGPIDVSDILQPGKSLFFALKFVGAQDPNNAGGNWIIPGFNAKYILADGTPLPIANLQNAGWQPFDVINSANTWYSRGTPILDLVIIGGGKNAPVSEDWYVTRPLNFTKVSPDVGLPIQYIAGNSLSRYDFAGYTRPGTYKVTFVGTNVNVDAQKSVVRQLEITITP is encoded by the coding sequence ATGAAATACATATATATCGTATTACTGGCATTTACCATAGTGTCTTGCAGTAAAGAGATGGATGTTAAAGCGCCTGATTTTGACGTTCAGTTGGAAAAATTGACCTACAAGGTCGGCGATACAGTCCGATTCAATTTTTCAGGAAAGGCGGAGAATATAACGTTTTACTCCGGGATGCCCGGGGCTGACTATGAATATAGAGACAGAACACAGGTTGAAGGTGGAGTTCCTCAAATAGAAGTTGTTACGCAGTATGGCGGCGGAGGGACGCAGATAAATTCGCTTAGACTGATGGTAACAACGGAGTTAGATCAGTTAACCAAAGAGGCGGTTCTGGCAGCGAACTGGACAGATATAACAAGCAGGGCAGTCATTGCAAAAAATGCCACTGTTACTCAGTCGGGGCCGATTGATGTTTCAGACATTTTACAACCAGGTAAGTCATTATTTTTTGCGCTTAAGTTTGTGGGAGCCCAGGATCCCAACAATGCTGGCGGAAACTGGATTATTCCGGGATTTAACGCAAAGTATATATTAGCCGATGGGACTCCTCTGCCGATTGCTAACCTGCAAAATGCGGGATGGCAGCCTTTTGATGTTATAAATTCAGCGAATACATGGTATTCACGGGGGACTCCCATTCTTGACTTGGTTATAATCGGTGGAGGCAAGAATGCACCAGTGAGTGAAGACTGGTATGTCACTCGTCCTCTCAATTTTACCAAAGTTTCTCCCGATGTGGGACTACCCATACAATATATTGCAGGTAACTCTTTAAGCCGTTATGATTTTGCTGGCTATACGCGGCCAGGTACATATAAGGTGACTTTTGTTGGGACAAATGTTAATGTCGACGCTCAAAAGTCTGTTGTAAGGCAATTGGAAATAACGATAACGCCTTAA
- a CDS encoding L-fucose/L-arabinose isomerase family protein produces the protein MNRPTSGFETDSRIKKRSNTVPRIGVFGVGYSKYWPQFEGLYQQMLDKQEVFVNKVKKNEVEVFDFGMVDDVKSAYDVLPKLKAANLDLIFCDMLTYATSSTFGIIIKSMDVPIVLVALQPDKALNYEQASTYKQLYNDDICSLPEFTGVAVRMGRKAPDVIVGTLHDDRDSEDEIAEYCNIARVLHDLKNARIGHIGHPIEAMLDMHSDATMLTAHFGLHIVQCEENEIVSKYEKANSADIEAEKKRILDFFDTPDPVSDPISEKLKPEDLEVAARVSVALEAFVKEKDLTGLAYYYEGAEESITRRVMTNLIVGNSMLTGAGFPMCGESDLKCCIAMLIMERLGIGGSFAEFHPIDFDENFILVGHDGPHNITIAQGKPVLRSLKKYHGKPGSGAGVEFKIKEGPITMLSITSTYDGKFKFVIAEGTSVEGPIPPTGNTNTRGYFKPDVRTFLKKWVKEGPTHHFALGVGHHAAIIKKIGDYLNIEAVIVE, from the coding sequence ATGAATAGGCCGACAAGTGGGTTTGAAACGGATTCGCGAATTAAAAAACGCAGCAACACGGTTCCGCGCATTGGCGTGTTTGGTGTTGGATATTCGAAATACTGGCCTCAGTTTGAGGGGCTTTATCAACAGATGTTGGATAAGCAGGAAGTGTTTGTTAACAAGGTTAAAAAGAATGAGGTAGAGGTATTTGATTTTGGAATGGTAGACGATGTGAAGAGTGCTTATGATGTACTGCCGAAATTGAAGGCCGCCAATCTGGACCTGATTTTTTGCGACATGCTAACCTATGCTACATCCAGTACTTTCGGCATTATAATTAAAAGCATGGATGTGCCTATTGTGTTAGTCGCCCTGCAACCTGATAAGGCTTTGAATTATGAACAGGCTTCAACCTATAAGCAACTATACAATGATGATATTTGCTCTCTACCTGAGTTTACAGGAGTTGCGGTTAGGATGGGCAGGAAGGCTCCGGATGTGATTGTAGGTACGCTTCATGATGACCGTGATTCGGAGGACGAGATTGCAGAGTATTGCAATATTGCAAGGGTTCTTCATGATTTAAAAAATGCCAGAATAGGACATATAGGGCATCCTATAGAGGCGATGCTTGACATGCATTCGGACGCGACCATGCTGACTGCGCATTTTGGTTTACATATCGTTCAATGTGAAGAAAACGAAATTGTAAGTAAATATGAGAAGGCCAATTCGGCAGATATAGAAGCGGAGAAGAAACGCATACTGGATTTCTTTGATACTCCCGACCCCGTGTCGGATCCAATTTCTGAAAAATTAAAACCAGAAGATCTGGAAGTGGCGGCACGTGTTTCAGTTGCGCTTGAAGCGTTCGTGAAGGAGAAGGATTTAACAGGTTTAGCATACTACTATGAGGGAGCGGAAGAAAGTATCACCCGTCGGGTAATGACTAATCTTATTGTTGGAAATTCAATGTTAACAGGAGCGGGATTCCCGATGTGCGGTGAATCTGACCTTAAATGCTGTATCGCTATGCTGATCATGGAACGCCTCGGCATCGGAGGTAGTTTTGCTGAGTTCCATCCAATAGATTTTGATGAGAATTTTATTCTCGTAGGCCATGATGGTCCACATAACATTACTATTGCTCAAGGGAAGCCTGTTTTGAGAAGTTTAAAAAAATACCATGGTAAGCCGGGATCGGGTGCTGGTGTGGAATTCAAAATTAAAGAAGGACCGATCACTATGCTGAGCATCACCTCGACCTATGATGGCAAATTTAAATTTGTTATTGCTGAGGGTACTTCAGTTGAGGGTCCGATTCCGCCTACTGGTAATACAAACACCCGCGGGTATTTCAAGCCTGATGTCAGAACGTTCCTGAAGAAATGGGTAAAAGAAGGTCCAACGCATCATTTTGCATTGGGAGTTGGGCATCATGCTGCTATCATAAAGAAAATTGGCGATTATCTTAATATTGAAGCAGTTATAGTCGAATAG